Genomic DNA from Vanrija pseudolonga chromosome 3, complete sequence:
GCAGAGCAAGACTGCTGATGAAGAAGCTTCAGCCAAGGAAAAGCAGAGACACCCGGGATGGGGGCACGGGACGGTGGAGAGCACCGACAACGACAAGACTAACGCACGTCCTAACGCACTCCCCCACTCCCTCCCTCATCACGCACTCCCTCCCCCTAACGTATTTCGCGCTTTTCTAACTACCTCCCTGTGCCTTTGAAGCAACTGATTGGTGCAGGCTTGTTGCCTGTCGCACCAAGCCTGTCACAAGGGCTTTTCTGCTGCAGATGATGAAACAATTAACAGAGCCGCCATATATggcgcctcgccggcgcggcgttaCGTCCAGATCCAGGGTTGGCCCAAGCCAGGGAGCGCAAACaacccgacgacggcaccaacCCACCTTGCTTTGAGTCGATACTACTCCGTTGGAGTTGGCTGGAAGACTGTATGCGTTTGCGGAGATAGCTGTCCGCTCTGCACCtgtgccagccagccagcccgccagCAAACAAACATCCATTCTTCCGTGGGAAGTCGGACCGGGTTTCTCGGTGGTCGAGAAGGTACCACCGCATCGTTCCTCAATAAACTTCACGCAAACGAAGGTTGACCTTTGTTCCTGGGCCAAGTGGATGCATAGGaggccgcgtcgacgacgagacggactGCAGGGCACTGCAGCTTGTCTGCAATGTGCCGGTTCGGAGAATGTCGACACGgcagccagctcggcggcttggaggcgtcgaggcgtcgCGAGGCGGCATTCAAACCCAGAGCAAGCTTAACATCCCCACCACCGAGCAGACTGACGTCAAGAAGAATTGCTTTGCACAGCCTCACTATTCATTGATGGTCGGCGACTTCCGCTGCCATCTGTCCCAGCCATCATCAACAATGCATCATGGACATGATCCGACGCGCAGGCATCACTGACGAAGAGAGGCGGTGCGACCTGCCAACCAATCGCGATAGAACAATCAGCAACACTCATGATCGACGACAGGGTAATCAGTTTCGGGTCTACAGGACCGAGATAGGTGAGAGTGCTCGACGCGTGTGTGTCGGTGGGTGGCAAGCCAACAGATGGTATCGACCGATGTGTCGTGCTCTCGACGCCGCTCTCTCAGTCAATGGCGGGCACAACACTCCTGGTGAACGAATGTGGTTCTTGAAGTACCACCTGCAAGGCCAGCAAGCCAGAGGGCCATCGAAGCGAGCCGAGTGTCTGCTTCGTACTCCGATGCTGGAGCGCCGTAGCTCGACCAAGAGCATCAAAAGGAGGAAGATATCGTCGAGGCCCCATCCACACGTGCATAGAGGCACGTCGTTACCATTGTTGATGAACCCGGTGCTGACCCAACACAAGGAAAATGGTGGGCATCCCTCATTTTTTCCCCACCAGCGATGGCTTgtctccaccaccgccggaGGCATCCCGGCGGAAAGAGCGAGGCCCATGTGTCGTTCGCTCATGCTGAGGCCCACTGCGCCTGTTGCACCATGGCGATGGTGCTGTGACAGGCTTCTGTGCGGATGGATACAACGTATACAATGGGCTGACAACTTGAAGGAGAAGCTCCACCCACAGCCGAGGTTGTAGTTCTCtgccaacctcgccaaggctTGGCTCCACCCCAGTTGCGGCCATGATGGCCGCTGTCCTGGAAGGTGCCGCGGATAGTGGGACCAAACAACCCTTCAGTCGACTCGTTATAGGGCGACACAAGAACACTTGCAACTTGCAAAGTCTCGCAAATGTCCAAGCCGACCCTCGACAAAGCATCGGCGAGTAGGTCGTCGTCACAAGGTCAGGATGGCGGCGACCATTCGTACACAGACGGCGGCCTGCAGCCTCCGCCGCTGTACCCCACCCGGTCTCGCTCCTCGGTAGCCCGGGCATTGAtgtacggcgacgacgacctcctcaGCCCCACGGAATACGACTATCCCCCACGgcacgaggacgacgtgcaGGCCATGTACACCGCCCGCCGTGTCCCAACCCCTccacgcgccgaggcgcctcccccgcccccgctcaccgtcgccgagcgcgccagcgtACCGCCATCAGCTGCACCAGCTATCTCTTCTGCGGATGCTAGCCGCGTGCCCAGCGATATCAAGGTCAAGGAAACCGATCCGGCGATTGAGGTGTCGGACTCTCGGCTTTCTGATCGTGAGCACGTCCGTACAATTTGCTGCTGATGCCGCCAGCTCGGGTTCTGTACGACTATATTCGCGCATATGCCGTCAAGGAATCGAACCGCATGGAGGTGGAGATCCTTAGTGAGTCCGATGCCTACCGCGCAGCTCATTTATCCAGGCTATTACTATATCGAACGCGAGTGCACTGTCGAGAAGCGAGACCAGGAATATGGGACATATGAGGAGAAGTCGACCTACTTTGAGAGGATTGACGTCTTTCAACGCAAGGTACGGGCTCCTCTTGTCAGTCTCTTCCCTGAGGGTAATATGCACGTCTGGACTGTTCCCGACAACCTAGAGACACAACGCGGTCACAGGAAGCCGACTATTGGCGCGCCGTTCATGTCGCCGGCGCAGAGGAAACGGCTTAAAGGCACAAAGGAGGCAgacgccgactcgtcgacgaccgccaACCGCAGAGGGGAGCCCCGGTGGATGGCTATGGGCCAGTACTGGGATCAATCCCCAGCTTatgaggccgagggcatGCGGGGCTCTGACCAGCTGTATCAGTGGTGTCAGGCCTTTTGCCGTGACTCCAGCGGGTACAAGACGTTCAAGGTTAAGGTCGACGTGTGGGGTTGGAGCCAGGACGAAATAAAGAACAGTGCGGCCAGATGTGAGTGAGACCAGCTGACGCGCAGGAATCATAGGTGTTATTCGAGACGTTGGGTATATGAAGCCTGTAGAGGTCAACATTTCCACCCCGAAGCCGCTCTTGATTCGACAGGGCAATCGGTTTGCGCGATTGTTGGGGGGCACTGGCAAGTACAAAGTTGCCCACATGAGCTGTGAGTTGCAACACTACAGCCTAGCTGATCGGAAGACGGTCTCGCGACCAACCCGCCTCTGCCTGGCACATTTATCGGCGAGACCGTGGCCCAGGCGACAGAACGCATACCCCTGGTGTTGGTCTCGGCCCCCGCCTTGCACAACCTCAAGCCTCCAATCGAGGAAACTCTCCAAGCAGGGCCCAAGGGAGTGCACTACCAGCTGGGGTTAACGCAGGAGGAATGGCTTGCTACAGCAGTGCGAGAAAGTCTCAGGAGCGTGCCGTGGCATCTCTTTTAGCCGCGATGGATGCATTGCCGTGGTAGAGGGGGTGTTGTGTGGAGTGGAATAGTGGGTCTGCCGAGTTTGGTCACGGGCACTGCTCCGGGCAACGGGCATTGGATGCCGATGGTGAAACCCGACCCGCTCTAACAACTGCTTGGCATGAACTGCTTATAGTCGATAGAGGTGACCCAAAAGAACATGCTGGCCCTACTCCCTGTCCTCCAACGCACCTCACGAGCAAGATGTCAGCGCCAGGCTACGATGACAGCAAGACGGTCAATGGGTATGCCCCAGACAAGTCGGCCCAGTACCCGCAGTATCAGCCAGGCATCCCTCAGTACCCGCCTCAACCACCTCACTACCCGCCTTATGTTCCCTCGCCCGTCACCCAGTACCCTCAGTCAACGGCACAGTATCCCCAGTCGACGGCTCAGCTTCCTCCGTCTCCGGTCCCATACCCAACATCAACGACTCAGTACCCAACTCAGTacccctcgccacccacgtGGGACTCTGCGCAACAGGCAAACCCGACCAAGTGGCAAGACCCCGCGCTGAACCTTCCCGTCGACCCCAATGCAGGCAACGCCTCCCAGTCGACAGTTGACGAGCTGTGGAGGACCCCACCCACAGTTGTTCCAATCATTACGCCAGAGGAGATTGCCCGACTCCCCGTGATCCAGTGGAAAAAGCGAATGGGAGAGGACGTCGAGTCGTGGGACAGCCAGCTCAACGATCGTGAGCAAGGTTTTTTGGGAAGGTCTATCTAACGCGCAGCCAAGATCCTCTACGACTGGATCCGGTACCAGATCCTTACTACGCCCAAATACGGCGTGGAGGTAGAGTGTGAGGATGAACCCCCTTACCAATGCTCACAGCAGGTACTCAcaaggagcgcgagtacGATCACATCTCGGAGAGAACCAAAACAACGACAGTCACCGACTTTAAGCAGACTTTTACCATCCCACTGAGCTTCAACGGCGACACGGCCAATGTGCAGCTATGGACACTGCCCGATCAGGAGCCTGCACAGCGTGGAACCGACGCCAACTGCCGCGGAGGGCCAGCGAAGAGTCCGGCTGAGCGACGCCAAGATAAGGACAGCTTTGGCGACACGCGGGCGTGGAATAAGCAGGTGTGGGCCGATGAAAAGCTGGGAGTTCCACTCTGGGCAGGTGCTAGGACGCGATTGTGGTCTCAACAGGACCCACCACCCGAAGGAAGTGTCGGCCTGAATCCACTTCAACAATGGTGCGAAGCATTCTGCCGAGACCCGAGCACATACAAGTCTTTCAAAGTGGAGAAGATCATATGGGGATACAAGGACGAGGAACTTGGGAAGAGTAAGTAAGGGATGTCAGGCCGGTTCTGATCATAAAGGCATCAAGAGTGCCATCAAAGCTCATGGCTATGGCGGCAAAGTGGAAATCACAAACTGGACGACAAAGGGACGCATTACGATTCGACCGGACAATGCACTCGTGCGATTTCTTCGCAGCGCATGGCGCTTCCTGCTCTACCTAACATTCATCTACTGCTGCATCATGTGCTGGCGAAGGGCGAGCAAGAGTGGAGGGGCCGAGTACGCCGTCACAGTGGCGTCTTGTGAGTCGTCCGGCCAGCCGGGTCTAACCAGTAACAGATGCGCTCTACAGCGAGCCGCCCTTGCCAGGTACGCACCGCGACGAAACGCTCGAGGCAGCTCAACGGCGGCTCCCCGAGATCAAGGCCACCCATCCCGAGCTGGCCCACCTCAAGCCCCGAcacctcgtccttggtcCGCAGGGGGTGCACTACCAGCTTGGCAAACGGTATGAGGATTTCAAGGAGGATACGATTCGCACATGTGTGAAGGGGACAGGCGGTGTGGTGATTCCGACGTATATCCCTCCCCAGGGGTATCTGTCAAATTTGAACCACACGTCGAGTTGACCGCAGTTACGAGCTTAACCACAGCAGCGGAGCAGATGATGTTGGTAAGGGCCGTGCTATTGGGACAATCCGTACAGAGACTATGTATGCTACCAGTCTAATTTCGAGTCTCCACACCCCCCGTGGTTGCTGGAGCAAGCGTTCGTCTGGAGAACAGGAGGGACAGTCTTGAtattggcggcggcgataGGACCAAGGGCTTCGGCGGTCGACTGGCGCACCATCCCTGTAGCGTCAGCCCTGCCCACGAAGGAGACTCACACTTGGATGTTCCCAAGACAGCATCGAGCTCAGGCAtgggcggcagcagcacctcgAGGGCCCCACCAGCCACCTCGCGAACGTCAAACGACATGACATTGTAGTCGTCGTCATTGGTGCACTCGCCGGTGTCAAGCCGAAAGTTGCGCTTGTGCAAGGGACACGACACGTGTAGATTGCCcttggtgtcgtcgccgacgatgcCATGGTCAAGCACAAACGCACGCTTGTGCGGGCACATTTGCTGCATCGCGTAGTATCCTCGCCGGGGGACGTGGAATATGGCGAGCTGCGTGTCGCCGTACTTGACCGCGGCGGAGGTCGTGGCCGCGTCGGTGGGCTGAAGGTCGACCGCTGTCGCCAAACCAGCCACCCAGGTCCATTGGGTCCTAGGGGTTACAATCTCAGAGGCTCCAAACTTGCGGGCTGGAAAGTTCTTGGGCCAGTCTGCCGCCCGGCGTTGCCCTCTCTCTTCGATGTTTTCGATGCCCTTGACGCGATCCGGCGTGTTCACGAACTGGCGAAACTGGTGGCGCATACCTGGGTCACGAACAGCCTTGCCCCACTCGTCTTCGTAAGTGCTGATGAGATACTGCATCTCGCTCTCGAGGTCGGTGCAGATGCCCAACTCGTCTTGAATGAGGATTCGTCGGAGCTTCTCGATGCCGCCTTCAAATGACTCGACCCATGGGGCCGTGCGCACCAGACGGTCGGCGGTCCGGATGTAGAACATGATGTAGCGGTCGAGAATGCGTACGACCTTGGAGGGCGGGACGTCTTGGGCGAAGAGTATCGCGTGGCGCGGGGTCGCACCGCCATTACCGCCAATGAAGACTGCTATCAGCTGGGGACTGCCTCGGGCTAAGCTCACTGTTCCAGCCTTTGTCGGTCGCGATTAGCCCGAAATCTTTGGATTGTGCCTCGGCACACTCCCGAACACATCCAGAGACACCTCCCTTGAACTTGTGAGGAGCTCGGACGCCGCGATACCTCTTCTCGAGGCTGATGGCTAGCCCGACAGAGtcaccgacgccgaagcGGCACCACGTGCTCCCGACGCACGACTTGACCGTTCGGAGGCTCTTGCCGTAGGCCTGACCAGATTCGAGACCCACAGCGTTCAGTCGCTCCCATATCGCCGGTAGGTCGGGCTTCTCGGCCCCAAACATGTCGATGCGCTGACCTCCAGTGATTTTTGTATACAAACCGTACTCTTTGGCTATTTGTCCAATGGCGACAAGTTGGTCAGGTTGCACTTCACCGCCAGGTATACGGGGTACCACGCTGAAGGTGCCGTTCCGCTGGATGTTGGCCATAAACTTGTCATTCGTGTCTTGGAGAGCATGGTGTTCTGGCTTCATGACGTGCTCGTTGTACGTGGACGCAAGGATACTGGCGATTGCTGGTTTGCAGATCTCGCAGCCTTGTGATCCATCAATGCTGACTGTGTCCATGATGGCGCGGAAGGCGCGGAGCTTCTTGATCTTGACCACTTGGAGCAGGTCCATGCGACTCATCTTGAAGTGAAGGCATAGCCTGAAGTCAGTAGGGTCTGGTTGATGTGCGTACCGGTTATCGATGGTGACCCCGGCCTTCTTCATCTCCGTCTTCAtgatggcggtggcgaggggcaCGCATCCACCGCAACCGGATCCCGCCTTTGTGCTCTTCTTCACCTCTCCAAAGCCCTGCGCTCCATCCTTGACACTCGCAGCAATAGCAGCTTTGGTCACGTTCTGATGTGAGTTGGGGTCAAAGACTGCAACTCACATGGCACGAGCATATCACGgtatcgtcgtcgaggtcgtcgccatcatcgtcTCCGCTGGTCCTGGACCCGAGAATGAACTGTGACGGAGGCACATCGagggccttcttcttcgtgATCGCCACGAGCTTGGTAAAGTCACCCACGTCGCCAATCATCATTCCGCCGATGAGATGTCGCCCATCAGAGCTGAAGATGTACTTCTTGTAGGTCGCACCAAAAGGGTCATGGTAGGTGAGGCACTTGACTGGGCCATTGTCATTGGTGAGGTACCGCCGCTTTGCGGAGGGGTGGATTGTTACAAGGCCGGGTGCAGCTGCAGCCCCAGGCTGTGTGCTAGGTGGTCCCATAGGCTGGGCTGGCGTTCGAACATCGGCAAAGTAGTCGCCGAAAGACGCCACGTCCACACCCATCAGCTTGAGACGAGTCGAGAGGTCCGGCGGGTTCATCTTGCGGGCGGCATGGGCTCCGACGCCGCTGGTCTGGGTCTGTACAGTACGTCAGCTCTGTTGGGCAACTAACGCACAAGGTTGAAAGCCAGGATGTCTGCCATTTCTATCCCCGGAGCAATGAGGCCGTAAAACTTGAGTCAGCGAGACCTGGGATCGCACTCACATTCCCTCGCCAGTTTGCACACTCGCCAATGGCATATACGCCAGGCAAGCTCGTGGAGAGGTCGTCGGCCACCACGATGCCACCTTTGGGGCTCGTCTTGATTCCCGATTCCGCAGGGAGATCGTCCCTCGGTTTGATACCAATGGCAAAGATGACCATATCCGAGGGGTAGGTCTCTCCTGCATTGTTGAAACCCGCGAAGATTTCCCGGCCAGAGTCACGTTTGATGACGAGTGAGTCTGGTGAGCATCGGCTGAGGACTTTGACCCCAAGGGACTCAATTTTGGCCTTGACAAGGTCCCCAGCCGGCGCATCCAGCTGCCTGTTGAGGGGGTATTCCTGTCTGATCATGATGGATACCTCTGGGACCTTCATGTCGTACACTGCCTTTGCTGCttcgaggccaagaagaccGCCTCCAACGACAGTCGCCTTGGAAACAGCCGGTTTGCCGGCGAACGCAAAGATGTCTTCGAGGTCGGCGATGCTGCGATATACAAACACGCCCTGGGTCGTCTTTGCCTGTTCACGGGTGACATAGGAAGGAAGATCCGCAACTGACCCGGTGGCCAGAACGAGGATGTCGTACGCAAAGGTGTTGTTCTCGGAGGTGAGGACTGTCTTGTTCGCGCCGTCGATGGACACGACCTGCTGGCCGATGTGAAATGCAAAGTGGTCGGGGTCCTGCTCAGCATACCAAGACGCATCGTGCAGGTAGAGGTCTTCGATGTTTCGGTGCTGAAAGTACTCTGAGCAGTGAGCATGGAATGAAAGATTGCGTGGCTCACCCGTCAACCCCACCCGGTTGTAGGCATAGGTGGGTTCTTCACCACATGTTCGAATAAAGTATTTGCCTTCAGTGTCCAACGCGAGCATCTTTTCGATGAAtgctggggtcagcggtgCTATCATGGCTCAGCTCACCGATTCCGACCATGCCAAGGCCCACAACCATCACTTGTACCCGTTTACTGGGAGTCGACACCCCCGGGTGGGGTCTAACCGATGCGCTCCGAACGCCGGTGCGGAGCGTGCTGTCATCACGCTTGTCCTGAGCAGTGCGGCTGCGACTCCGACTGTGTACTCGCCGCGACTGGGACAGAGCCCGTCCTCGGACTCGGAGGGGGCTGAGGTCTGCACTTGTCCGTCGCAGGCGCTCGGGAGATTCGACGCGGGAAAGCTCGGGAACGAAGTCATTGTCCGTGTTGTCGTCGGTTGAACTAGCACGATCCATGTTGTCAAAGGCTTCTTGGGCGTAAATGAGGAGCAAGATTGTAACATCTGTCTTCAATGGGATGTCAAAACCAACTATTAAGAGCAGATACTCGCGCACGCTTCGTGGGCCATCGGCCCCGGTCGTGCCCCAGTCCTTCCCCGGTTTCACAGCTTCTCCGGTCGGCTGTTCTATCTCACTTCCTGCCCATTTCCACCCCGACACGGAATGTCAGTTCCGTCACAATGCGACTCTAAGGACGGGACAATGCAAGGTGATTGGTCATCCGACGTCTTAGTCTTTGGTGGGACAATGCCTTATCGCTTAGTGTGGGTGACCTTATCTCGGAGATGACCCCACACATCCTTTGGATGCCCCGCCACCTTTCCATAGTGCCCCCCGTGATCGATTGTGCTGCGAGGCGTTCGAATAACGTATAGTGGAGCAGAATCAGGCGACAGCTCTGCGAACACCCCCTACAACTCCCGAGCGGCCATATCGACGGATTGGATGTGGTTCTGCGGCCAGCACCACGGTCCT
This window encodes:
- the niiA gene encoding Nitrite reductase [NAD(P)H] → MVVGLGMVGIAFIEKMLALDTEGKYFIRTCGEEPTYAYNRVGLTEYFQHRNIEDLYLHDASWYAEQDPDHFAFHIGQQVVSIDGANKTVLTSENNTFAYDILVLATGSVADLPSYVTREQAKTTQGVFVYRSIADLEDIFAFAGKPAVSKATVVGGGLLGLEAAKAVYDMKVPEVSIMIRQEYPLNRQLDAPAGDLVKAKIESLGVKVLSRCSPDSLVIKRDSGREIFAGFNNAGETYPSDMVIFAIGIKPRDDLPAESGIKTSPKGGIVVADDLSTSLPGVYAIGECANWRGNFYGLIAPGIEMADILAFNLTQTSGVGAHAARKMNPPDLSTRLKLMGVDVASFGDYFADVRTPAQPMGPPSTQPGAAAAPGLVTIHPSAKRRYLTNDNGPVKCLTYHDPFGATYKKYIFSSDGRHLIGGMMIGDVGDFTKLVAITKKKALDVPPSQFILGSRTSGDDDGDDLDDDTVICSCHNVTKAAIAASVKDGAQGFGEVKKSTKAGSGCGGCVPLATAIMKTEMKKAGVTIDNRYAHQPDPTDFRLCLHFKMSRMDLLQVVKIKKLRAFRAIMDTVSIDGSQGCEICKPAIASILASTYNEHVMKPEHHALQDTNDKFMANIQRNGTFSVVPRIPGGEVQPDQLVAIGQIAKEYGLYTKITGGQRIDMFGAEKPDLPAIWERLNAVGLESGQAYGKSLRTVKSCVGSTWCRFGVGDSVGLAISLEKRYRGVRAPHKFKGGVSGCVRECAEAQSKDFGLIATDKGWNIFIGGNGGATPRHAILFAQDVPPSKVVRILDRYIMFYIRTADRLVRTAPWVESFEGGIEKLRRILIQDELGICTDLESEMQYLISTYEDEWGKAVRDPGMRHQFRQFVNTPDRVKGIENIEERGQRRAADWPKNFPARKFGASEIVTPRTQWTWVAGLATAVDLQPTDAATTSAAVKYGDTQLAIFHVPRRGYYAMQQMCPHKRAFVLDHGIVGDDTKGNLHVSCPLHKRNFRLDTGECTNDDDYNVMSFDVREVAGGALEVLLPPMPELDAVLGTSKWMVRQSTAEALGPIAAANIKTVPPVLQTNACSSNHGGCGDSKLDW